The following coding sequences lie in one Brettanomyces bruxellensis chromosome 6, complete sequence genomic window:
- a CDS encoding uncharacterized protein (BUSCO:EOG09260GIX) — protein MANSFSPGVGVICEVDNREHQIDTNGINKFSLGLHDSLHEYKSEQIDAHAMSFSEVEKSKLNVESDNGKNLLRSESIEDYIPDKGRRGKQRKPRIAPSVQTTKNVLVCTSSCPSCLLKPITRSYQQNNRPLVRNEIPKRFLHPGIEMLRITHRKKVKRMLRLDIDTNRLYWNTKSTSFLEIEKIKYIRLGDNARNYREEFGVAPKFKDLWITIIYHNYSKSNNIKALHVIALNKTDYNTFLYTLNNMVYFMRQLQSGLCSSVNSDSFIQYHWNNTVANDGKLTFKSALKLALKLHIYISKESLSRQFRYEDKEAKGFLNFLQYKSFIRKLGHRSEFKAIFERYCDGNVKDLMNKKDFKKFLCEEQKERICDECALDHIFNEFSSNGQTLNFDEFTSFLMSLYTNGIRNLVEDYTKPLNEYFISSSHNTYLLGRQFNGISSIEGYIRALQRGCRCIEIDVWDGDNGPIVTHGMTFTGSIDFKSVVETVRKYAFITSPFPVIISLEVRCSEENQMKCVNILKEVLGSTLLHGRLDNNQTTLPSPLELKHRILLKVKKSRMSSIPTSYIDNSMYGSQSTTTSSFSEDSTFTYPLVSSSTNPTSGQLSSGSLSSSSSNTTQVIMTKIMPRAKRSVPIITELSSMAFYTVGLKFRNFSLPESKTFNHCFSFSDRTVSKMLKEITKFNAIMKHNRNYLMRIYPSVYRFKSDNFNPLAFWSLGCQIAATNWQVYDAGQQINEALFNVGTCSGYILKPKSLRMHKDKFRKTKDFQNVMRFDKLNFIELNIISAQQLPKSKDMKMKTFDPYIEVELYSGKVLDAEYEMGSTNMIKMGESLIKINPDSMANHGSEFDSQKLINLGSPSLVFRTSSVLQNGFNPIWNEKLKCKFCANKEDMVFLRFLVKCNTPDKSDVLLGIYCCRLSYLKQGYRHLPIYDLQGEEYIYSSLFFHVNYGECE, from the coding sequence ATGGCAAACTCCTTTTCTCCCGGGGTTGGCGTGATTTGCGAAGTAGACAACAGAGAACATCAAATTGACACTAATGGGATTAACAAATTCAGCTTGGGACTCCACGATTCATTACATGAATACAAATCAGAACAAATAGATGCGCATGCTATGTCTTTTTCGGAAGTAGAAAAGAGCAAGTTGAATGTGGAATCTGACAATGGTAAGAATTTACTGAGAAGTGAATCGATTGAAGATTATATTCCAGataaaggaagaagaggcaAACAACGAAAGCCTAGAATTGCACCCTCGGTGCAAACAACTAAGAATGTTTTGGTTTGCACATCATCATGTCCTTCTTGTTTGTTGAAGCCAATAACTAGGTCGTATCAACAGAATAACAGACCGTTAGTCAGAAATGAAATTCCAAAGAGGTTTCTTCATCCAGGAATAGAGATGCTTCGTATAACACACAGGAAGAAAGTCAAGAGAATGCTTAGATTGGATATTGATACGAACCGTCTATACTGGAACACTAAATCAACGTCTTTCCTTGAGATCGAAAAGATCAAATATATCAGACTGGGCGATAATGCTAGAAATTACAGGGAAGAATTTGGTGTTGCGCCGAAGTTTAAAGATTTGTGGATAACTATAATATACCACAATTActcaaaatcaaataatatCAAGGCGTTGCATGTTATTGCATTGAACAAAACGGACTATAACACATTTCTCTACACACTGAACAATATGGTCTATTTTATGCGGCAACTACAATCTGGACTTTGTAGTTCGGTAAACAGTGATAGCTTTATTCAGTATCATTGGAATAACACGGTCGCCAATGATGGGAAACTTACATTTAAAAGTGCTCTGAAATTAGCCTTGAAACTACACATTTATATAAGCAAGGAATCTTTGTCAAGACAGTTTAGATACGAGGATAAAGAGGCAAAGGGATTTCTTAACTTTCTGCAATACAAATCGTTTATTAGGAAACTTGGTCATCGCTCTGAATTCAAAGCAATATTTGAACGCTATTGTGATGGAAACGTGAAAGATTTAATGAACAAGAAAGATTTTAAGAAATTCTTGTGCGAAGAGCAGAAGGAGAGAATTTGTGACGAATGTGCGTTGGACCATATTTTCAATGAGTTTTCCTCTAATGGTCAAACTCTAaattttgatgaatttaCATCTTTTTTAATGAGTCTATACACGAATGGCATTAGAAATCTTGTGGAGGATTACACGAAACCATTGAACGAgtatttcatttcatcatcacaCAATACATATCTTTTGGGAAGACAATTCAATGGCATTTCATCTATTGAAGGCTATATTCGAGCACTTCAAAGAGGATGCAGGTGTATTGAAATCGATGTTTGGGATGGAGATAATGGCCCGATCGTTACACACGGAATGACATTTACCGGGTCGATTGATTTCAAATCGGTTGTGGAAACGGTGAGAAAATATGCTTTTATAACTTCACCCTTTCCTGTTATTATTTCACTTGAGGTTCGCTGCtctgaagaaaatcaaatgaAATGCGTAAACATTCTTAAAGAAGTGCTTGGATCAACACTTCTACATGGAAGACTTGACAACAACCAAACAACGCTTCCTTCTCCTCTCGAGTTAAAACATAGGATTCTTCTTAAGGttaaaaaatcaagaatgAGTTCTATCCCAACTTCATATATTGATAATTCCATGTACGGCTCACAATCAACGACCACATCATCGTTCAGTGAAGACTCTACATTTACATATCCGTTGGTAAGCTCGAGTACGAATCCTACGTCAGGACAACTTTCATCTGGCTCTCTATCATCTAGCTCATCCAACACTACACAGGTTATAATGACGAAAATAATGCCAAGAGCTAAGAGATCAGTACCAATAATTACTGAATTGAGTTCTATGGCATTCTACACTGTTGGTTTAAAATTCCGAAACTTCTCTCTTCCGGAATCGAAGACTTTTAATCATTGCTTTTCATTTAGTGACCGCACAGTGTCCAAGATGCTTAAAGAGATTACGAAATTTAATGCCATAATGAAACATAATAGAAACTACTTAATGAGGATCTACCCATCCGTTTATAGATTCAAGTCGGATAACTTCAATCCGTTAGCATTTTGGTCACTAGGCTGTCAAATAGCGGCCACAAATTGGCAGGTTTACGATGCGGGTCAGCAGATTAATGAGGCATTGTTTAATGTTGGTACATGTTCTGGGTATATCCTGAAGCCCAAATCACTGAGAATGCATAAGGATAAATTTCGGAAGACAAAGGACTTTCAGAATGTTATGagatttgataaattgaATTTCATAGAGTTGAATATCATTTCTGCTCAACAGCTTCCTAAATCTAAAgatatgaaaatgaaaactttTGATCCATACATTGAGGTTGAGCTGTATAGCGGTAAAGTTCTTGACGCCGAGTATGAGATGGGATCAACAAATATGATTAAAATGGGGGAATCtttaattaaaattaatcCCGACAGCATGGCCAATCATGGATCAGAATTTGATTCTCAGAAACTAATCAACTTGGGCTCCCCTTCTCTTGTCTTCAGGACCTCATCAGTTTTACAAAATGGATTTAATCCTATCTGGAATGAGAAGCTTAAGTGCAAGTTTTGCgcaaataaagaagatatgGTGTTCTTGAGATTCCTCGTGAAATGTAATACACCAGATAAAAGTGATGTGCTTCTTGGAATTTACTGTTGTCGGCTGAGCTATCTTAAGCAAGGATACAGACATCTTCCTATATATGATCTTCAGGGTGAAGAATACATTTATTCCTCTTTATTCT